One region of Bacillus pumilus genomic DNA includes:
- a CDS encoding PolC-type DNA polymerase III, producing the protein MTDDDLSRYFEEGEIVKLTVHKAAKTWHFLFKFKALLPYKVYAMFLSRLTNAFSHIAQVTCTIEVNDSSISEELVQSYWSHCVEELQGISPPIISLLQQQKPSLSGHKIIIKTKSETEALAIKKKYSPMLQAAFKQVGFPELQFDTEIFVSDQEIQKFREQKLAEDQERAMQALTEMEKKESEEQEEGPSGPLMIGYQIKDNEEIRTLDSIMDEERRITVQGYVFDAETRELKSGRTLCIFKITDYTNSILIKMFAREKEDAQLMKSLKKGMWVKARGSIQNDTFVRDLVMIANDVNEMKPQLKEDTAPEGEKRVELHLHSPMSQMDAVTGIGKLVEQAKKWGHEAIALTDHAVVQSFPDAYAASKKHDIKMMYGVEINLVDDGVPIAYNPEHRLLEDATYVVFDVETTGLSAVYDTIIELAAVKIKGGEIIDRFEAFANPHHPLSATTIELTGITDDMVKDAPDVVDVVRDFKEWIGQDILVAHNASFDMGFLNTAYKRLLKTDKASNPVIDTLELGRFLYPEFKNHRLNTLCKKFDIELTQHHRAIYDAEATGYLMLKMLKDAAEKDIAYHDQLNENMGQSNAYQRSRPYHAILIAQNETGLKNLFKLVSLSHIHYFYRVPRIPRSQLEKYREGLIIGSACDKGEVFEGMMQKSPDEVEDIAAFYDYLEVHPPEVYQHLLQLELVRDERALKEIITNIVKLGEKLNKPVVATGNVHYLHQEDKIYRKILISSQGGANPLNRHELPKVHFRTTDEMLEAFSFLGEEKAKEIVVTNTKKVSEMVESIKPIKDDLYTPKIEGADEEVREMSYQMARSIYGDDLPKIVEDRIEKELKSIIGHGFAVIYLISHKLVKKSLDDGYLVGSRGSVGSSLVATLTEITEVNPLAPHYVCPSCKHSEFFNDGSVGSGFDLPDKDCPECGTPYKKDGHDIPFETFLGFKGDKVPDIDLNFSGEYQPIAHNYTKELFGEEYVYRAGTIGTVAEKTAYGYVKGYAGDHNLHMRGAEIDRLVQGCTGVKRTTGQHPGGIIVVPDYMDIYDFSPIQFPADATGSDWKTTHFDFHSIHDNLLKLDILGHDDPTVIRMLQDLSGIDPKTIPTDDPEVMKIFQGTEPLGVTEEQIGCKTGTLGIPEFGTRFVRQMLEDTKPTTFSELVQISGLSHGTDVWLGNAQELIHNKTCELSEVIGCRDDIMVYLIYQGLEPSLAFKIMESVRKGKGLPPEWEEEMKNNNVPNWYIDSCKKIKYMFPKAHAAAYVLMAVRIAYFKVHHALLYYAAYFTVRADDFDIETMTKGSNAIRAVMDDINSKGLDASPKEKNLLTVLELALEMCERGYHFKKVDLYRSSATEFIIDGDGLIPPFNSIPGLGTNVALNIVRARQDGEFLSKEDLQKRGKVSKTILEYLDRQGCLEALPDQNQLSLF; encoded by the coding sequence ATGACAGATGATGACCTCAGTCGTTACTTTGAAGAAGGAGAAATCGTCAAATTGACGGTGCATAAGGCGGCGAAAACGTGGCATTTCCTTTTTAAATTTAAGGCGCTTTTGCCTTACAAGGTATATGCCATGTTTCTCAGCAGGCTGACAAATGCATTTTCTCATATTGCACAAGTCACTTGCACGATTGAAGTCAATGATTCGAGCATCTCTGAAGAGCTCGTTCAATCGTATTGGTCACATTGTGTGGAAGAGCTTCAAGGAATTTCTCCTCCAATTATCAGCTTGCTTCAGCAGCAAAAACCATCGCTGTCTGGACATAAAATCATCATCAAAACGAAAAGCGAAACAGAGGCTTTGGCCATCAAGAAGAAGTACAGTCCAATGCTCCAGGCTGCTTTTAAACAAGTAGGCTTTCCAGAATTGCAATTTGATACAGAAATTTTTGTATCAGATCAAGAGATTCAGAAGTTCAGAGAACAAAAGCTTGCTGAAGATCAAGAAAGAGCGATGCAAGCCCTCACTGAGATGGAGAAGAAGGAAAGTGAGGAGCAGGAAGAAGGTCCGTCTGGCCCACTCATGATTGGCTATCAAATTAAAGACAATGAAGAAATTCGTACGCTTGATAGTATTATGGATGAGGAAAGAAGAATCACCGTTCAGGGCTATGTATTCGATGCAGAAACGCGTGAGCTGAAAAGCGGCAGAACGCTTTGTATCTTTAAAATTACAGATTATACAAACAGTATTTTAATTAAAATGTTTGCAAGAGAAAAAGAAGATGCCCAGCTGATGAAATCATTGAAAAAAGGCATGTGGGTCAAAGCAAGAGGAAGCATTCAAAACGATACGTTTGTCAGAGACCTTGTCATGATTGCCAATGACGTCAATGAAATGAAACCTCAGCTGAAAGAGGATACGGCACCTGAGGGTGAAAAGCGTGTCGAGCTTCATTTGCATTCCCCAATGAGTCAAATGGATGCTGTTACTGGCATCGGCAAGTTGGTGGAACAAGCAAAAAAATGGGGACATGAAGCGATTGCTCTGACGGATCATGCGGTTGTACAATCCTTCCCAGATGCGTATGCAGCAAGTAAAAAGCATGACATCAAAATGATGTATGGTGTGGAAATCAACTTGGTTGACGACGGAGTACCTATTGCCTATAATCCAGAGCACCGTTTGTTAGAGGATGCAACGTATGTTGTATTTGACGTAGAGACAACTGGACTTTCAGCTGTGTATGACACGATTATTGAGCTGGCAGCAGTGAAAATAAAGGGCGGAGAAATCATTGACCGTTTTGAGGCATTTGCAAATCCTCATCACCCACTATCAGCGACAACGATCGAATTAACAGGTATCACGGATGATATGGTCAAAGATGCTCCAGATGTCGTCGATGTCGTACGGGATTTCAAAGAATGGATTGGACAAGATATCCTTGTTGCGCACAATGCAAGCTTTGATATGGGCTTTTTAAATACAGCATACAAACGCCTGTTAAAAACAGATAAAGCGTCAAACCCTGTGATTGATACACTGGAACTTGGCCGATTCCTTTACCCAGAATTTAAGAATCACCGGCTGAACACACTTTGTAAAAAGTTCGATATAGAACTGACGCAGCATCACCGGGCCATTTACGATGCAGAGGCGACAGGCTACCTCATGCTGAAAATGCTAAAAGATGCGGCTGAAAAGGATATTGCCTATCACGATCAATTGAATGAAAACATGGGTCAGTCTAATGCTTACCAGCGCTCACGTCCTTACCATGCCATTCTGATCGCACAAAATGAGACAGGGCTGAAAAATTTATTCAAGCTTGTTTCTCTTTCTCATATTCATTATTTCTACCGAGTGCCGCGCATTCCGCGCTCACAGCTTGAGAAATATCGAGAAGGTTTAATTATTGGGTCTGCCTGTGATAAGGGTGAAGTGTTTGAAGGGATGATGCAAAAATCACCTGATGAGGTGGAAGACATTGCAGCATTTTATGACTATTTAGAAGTTCATCCGCCAGAAGTGTATCAGCATCTGCTGCAGCTGGAGCTTGTTCGAGATGAACGTGCGTTAAAAGAAATCATCACAAACATTGTGAAGCTTGGCGAAAAGCTGAATAAACCAGTCGTAGCAACCGGAAATGTGCATTATCTGCATCAAGAAGACAAAATTTATCGTAAAATCTTAATTTCATCACAAGGTGGAGCAAATCCGCTGAATCGTCATGAACTGCCAAAAGTTCATTTTAGAACGACAGATGAAATGCTTGAAGCATTCTCCTTTCTAGGAGAGGAAAAAGCGAAAGAGATCGTCGTGACGAATACGAAAAAAGTCTCTGAGATGGTCGAAAGCATTAAACCAATCAAAGATGACCTATACACACCAAAAATTGAAGGTGCAGATGAAGAAGTACGGGAAATGAGCTATCAAATGGCGCGCAGCATCTATGGAGATGATTTGCCGAAAATCGTAGAAGACCGTATTGAGAAAGAATTAAAAAGCATTATCGGGCATGGATTCGCCGTTATTTACTTAATCTCTCATAAGCTTGTAAAGAAATCACTTGATGACGGATATCTTGTTGGTTCAAGGGGATCTGTCGGCTCATCTCTTGTTGCAACTTTAACAGAGATTACCGAAGTGAACCCGCTTGCGCCGCATTATGTATGTCCAAGCTGTAAGCATTCCGAGTTCTTTAACGACGGATCTGTTGGTTCAGGCTTTGACCTTCCTGACAAGGACTGCCCGGAATGTGGCACGCCGTACAAAAAAGATGGACATGATATTCCGTTTGAAACGTTCTTAGGTTTTAAAGGAGACAAAGTCCCTGATATCGACTTGAACTTCTCAGGTGAATATCAGCCGATTGCCCATAACTATACGAAAGAGCTGTTCGGTGAAGAGTATGTATACCGAGCAGGTACGATTGGTACTGTTGCAGAAAAAACAGCGTATGGTTACGTGAAAGGCTACGCTGGAGATCATAATCTTCATATGAGGGGCGCAGAAATCGACCGGCTTGTACAAGGCTGTACAGGGGTAAAACGGACAACGGGCCAGCATCCAGGCGGTATTATTGTAGTGCCGGATTATATGGACATTTACGATTTCTCACCTATTCAATTTCCAGCAGATGCGACAGGTTCTGATTGGAAAACGACGCATTTTGATTTCCACTCAATCCATGACAACTTGCTCAAACTTGATATACTAGGGCACGATGATCCTACGGTTATTCGTATGCTTCAGGATTTAAGCGGAATTGATCCAAAGACGATTCCAACAGATGATCCAGAAGTGATGAAAATTTTCCAAGGAACAGAGCCTCTTGGTGTAACAGAGGAGCAAATTGGCTGTAAAACAGGTACACTCGGTATTCCAGAGTTTGGGACAAGGTTTGTTCGGCAAATGCTTGAGGATACAAAACCAACAACCTTCTCAGAGCTCGTTCAGATCTCTGGATTATCACACGGGACGGATGTATGGCTCGGGAATGCGCAAGAGCTCATTCACAATAAAACGTGTGAACTAAGTGAAGTGATTGGGTGCCGTGACGATATTATGGTCTATCTCATCTATCAGGGCTTAGAGCCGTCACTTGCCTTTAAAATCATGGAGTCTGTTCGTAAAGGAAAAGGACTTCCCCCTGAATGGGAAGAAGAAATGAAGAATAATAATGTACCGAACTGGTATATTGATTCTTGTAAAAAGATCAAATACATGTTCCCTAAGGCCCACGCAGCTGCTTATGTATTAATGGCTGTACGGATTGCCTACTTTAAGGTGCATCATGCACTTTTATACTATGCGGCTTACTTTACCGTTCGTGCAGATGACTTTGATATTGAAACAATGACAAAAGGATCGAATGCGATTCGAGCGGTCATGGACGATATTAACTCAAAAGGTTTAGATGCTTCACCGAAAGAAAAGAACCTATTAACTGTACTAGAGCTTGCCCTTGAAATGTGTGAAAGAGGCTACCATTTCAAAAAAGTGGATCTCTATCGATCAAGTGCAACAGAGTTTATCATTGATGGAGATGGATTAATTCCGCCATTTAACTCAATCCCTGGACTCGGAACGAACGTTGCGTTAAATATTGTTCGCGCACGTCAAGATGGGGAATTCCTTTCAAAAGAGGATTTACAAAAACGCGGAAAAGTGTCGAAAACGATTCTAGAATATTTAGATCGTCAAGGCTGCTTAGAAGCACTTCCTGATCAAAACCAGCTTTCTTTGTTTTAA
- a CDS encoding glycoside hydrolase family 9 protein, translated as MASYNYVEVLQKSLLFYEAQRSGKLPKSSRLNWRGDSGLEDGKDVGHDLTGGWYDAGDHVKFGLPMAYSAAVLAWTVYEYREAYEEAELLDDILDQIRWATDYFLKAHTGPNEFWAQVGDGNADHAWWGPAEVMSMSRPAFKIDENCPGTEVAAQTAAALAAGSIIFKETDAPYAAKLLTHAKQLYAFADRYRGEYTDCVTNAQPFYNSWSGYIDELIWGGIWLFLATNEETYLNQALKAVEEWPKDWDYTFTMSWDNTFFASQILLARITKENRFIESTERNLDYWTTGFVQNGKVERITYTPGGLAWLDQWGSLRYTANAAFLAFVYADWVSDEEKKNRYQTFAINQTHYMLGDNPLNRSYVVGFGQNPPKHPHHRTAHGSWSNQLTNPSNHRHTLFGALVGGPNAQDQYDDDISDYVSNEVATDYNAAFTGNIAKMVQLFGKGQSKLPNFPPKEQPEDEFFVEAAVMNNDATSTQVKAVLYNRSGWPARRSQTLSFRYYVNLSEVFAKGFTEKDIQVTAAYNEGASLSPLKVYDASAHVYYAEIDFTGVAIFPGGESEHKKEIQFRLSAPNGSNIWDASNDYSFQGLTSNMQKTTRIPVFDDGALVFGTLPDK; from the coding sequence ATGGCATCGTATAACTATGTAGAGGTTCTTCAAAAATCCTTGTTGTTTTATGAAGCGCAGCGGTCTGGAAAACTGCCTAAAAGCAGCCGTCTCAACTGGCGGGGAGATTCTGGACTAGAGGACGGGAAGGATGTAGGGCATGACTTAACTGGCGGCTGGTATGACGCAGGTGATCATGTGAAATTTGGACTTCCAATGGCGTACTCAGCAGCTGTGCTTGCATGGACAGTATATGAATACCGAGAAGCCTATGAAGAGGCAGAACTGCTTGATGACATCCTCGATCAAATCAGGTGGGCAACAGATTATTTTTTGAAAGCTCATACAGGTCCGAACGAGTTTTGGGCGCAGGTAGGTGATGGGAACGCTGATCATGCTTGGTGGGGACCGGCAGAAGTGATGTCGATGAGCCGGCCAGCTTTTAAAATTGATGAAAATTGTCCAGGAACAGAAGTGGCTGCACAAACTGCGGCAGCTTTAGCAGCGGGCTCTATCATTTTTAAAGAGACAGATGCCCCTTATGCAGCAAAGCTTCTGACGCATGCGAAACAGCTGTATGCATTTGCTGACAGGTATCGCGGCGAGTATACAGATTGTGTCACAAACGCTCAGCCGTTTTACAACTCATGGAGCGGCTATATTGATGAACTCATTTGGGGCGGAATCTGGCTGTTCTTGGCAACAAATGAAGAAACCTATTTAAATCAAGCATTAAAAGCAGTAGAGGAATGGCCGAAGGATTGGGATTATACGTTTACCATGTCTTGGGACAATACTTTTTTTGCTTCGCAAATCTTACTCGCCAGAATCACGAAAGAGAATCGATTTATAGAATCGACTGAGCGTAATCTTGATTACTGGACCACAGGTTTTGTTCAAAATGGAAAAGTCGAAAGAATCACTTATACGCCTGGTGGTTTGGCATGGCTTGATCAATGGGGCTCGCTTCGTTATACAGCAAATGCAGCATTTTTAGCCTTTGTTTACGCTGATTGGGTGTCAGATGAAGAAAAAAAGAATCGATACCAAACGTTTGCGATCAACCAAACTCACTATATGCTTGGTGATAATCCGCTTAATAGAAGCTATGTCGTTGGGTTTGGCCAGAACCCGCCGAAGCATCCACACCACCGAACTGCACACGGTTCATGGTCTAATCAACTGACAAATCCTTCGAATCATCGTCACACTCTTTTTGGGGCGCTCGTTGGCGGACCAAATGCACAGGATCAATATGACGATGACATCTCTGATTATGTATCAAACGAGGTGGCGACGGACTATAATGCCGCTTTTACAGGAAATATAGCCAAAATGGTGCAGCTGTTTGGAAAAGGGCAATCAAAGCTGCCAAATTTCCCGCCTAAAGAACAACCAGAGGATGAGTTTTTTGTAGAGGCAGCAGTGATGAATAACGATGCAACATCTACTCAAGTAAAGGCGGTTCTATACAACCGGTCCGGATGGCCGGCTAGACGTAGTCAAACGCTCTCCTTTAGATATTACGTCAATCTGAGTGAGGTCTTTGCAAAGGGATTCACTGAAAAAGATATTCAAGTGACAGCCGCCTACAATGAAGGCGCTTCCTTATCTCCGCTCAAGGTATATGACGCATCAGCTCACGTGTATTATGCAGAAATTGATTTTACAGGCGTAGCGATTTTTCCTGGAGGAGAATCAGAGCATAAGAAGGAAATACAATTTCGATTATCTGCACCAAATGGGTCGAATATATGGGATGCCTCAAATGATTATTCCTTTCAAGGCTTAACATCCAATATGCAAAAAACAACGAGAATTCCTGTTTTTGATGATGGTGCTTTAGTATTTGGTACACTTCCAGACAAATAA
- a CDS encoding glycoside hydrolase family 48 protein, translating into MSNKERFLTLYHQIKSDGNGYFSSEGIPYHSIETLICEAPDYGHMTTSEAYSYWLWLEVLYGHYTGDWSKLEAAWDNMEKYIIPVNEDGNDEQPHMSAYNPSSPATYAAEKPYPDQYPSQLSGARPAGQDPIDGELKSTYGTNETYLMHWLLDVDNWYKYGNLLNPSHTAAYVNTFQRGPQESVWEAIPHPSQDDQSFGKPNEGFMSLFTKENQAPAAQWRYTNATDADARAIQAMYWAKELGYNNSTYLDKAKKMGDFLRYGMYDKYFQTIGSGKQGNPYPGNGKGACHYLMAWYTSWGGGLGDYANWSWRIGASHCHQGYQNPVAAYALSSDKGGLKPSSATGASDWEKTLKRQLEFYVWLQSKEGAIAGGATNSWNGDYSAYPAGRSTFYDMAYEDAPVYHDPPSNNWFGMQAWPMERVAELYYIFVKDGDKTSENVQMAKSCITKWVDYALDYIFIGSRPVSDEEGYFLDDQGQRILGGTNAAVATTSAPGEFWLPGNIAWSGQPDTWNGFQSATGNPNLTAVTKDPTQDTGVLGSLVKALTFFAAATKLETGDYTALGVKAKDAAAQLLEVAWNYNDGVGIVTEEDREDYDRFFKKEVYFPNGWSGTFGQGNQIPGSSTIPSDPQRGGNGVYTSFADLRPNIKQDPAWSSLESKYQSSFNEATGKWENGAPVFTYHRFWSQVDMATAYAEYHRLIN; encoded by the coding sequence TTGTCAAACAAAGAACGGTTTTTAACGCTTTATCATCAAATTAAAAGTGATGGGAATGGATATTTTTCATCAGAAGGAATTCCGTATCATTCAATTGAGACGCTTATTTGCGAAGCGCCTGATTATGGGCATATGACAACGTCAGAAGCGTATAGCTATTGGCTGTGGCTAGAGGTGTTGTACGGACATTACACAGGGGATTGGAGCAAATTAGAGGCAGCCTGGGACAATATGGAGAAGTACATCATCCCAGTAAATGAAGATGGAAATGATGAGCAGCCGCATATGAGCGCCTACAATCCTTCTAGCCCAGCCACATACGCAGCGGAAAAACCATATCCAGATCAATATCCTAGTCAGCTGAGCGGAGCTCGTCCTGCTGGTCAAGATCCGATTGATGGTGAATTGAAATCAACCTATGGAACGAATGAAACGTATTTAATGCACTGGCTGCTTGATGTCGATAACTGGTATAAATATGGGAACTTACTCAATCCATCACATACAGCCGCATATGTAAACACGTTCCAGCGCGGGCCGCAGGAATCTGTATGGGAGGCGATCCCACATCCATCACAAGATGATCAATCTTTTGGGAAGCCAAATGAAGGCTTTATGAGCTTGTTCACAAAAGAAAACCAAGCACCAGCTGCTCAGTGGCGCTATACCAATGCGACGGATGCTGATGCGCGTGCAATACAAGCGATGTATTGGGCAAAGGAACTCGGCTACAATAATTCAACCTATCTTGATAAAGCGAAAAAAATGGGTGATTTTCTCCGTTACGGTATGTACGATAAGTATTTTCAAACGATTGGAAGCGGCAAGCAAGGGAATCCGTACCCTGGAAACGGAAAGGGTGCCTGTCATTACTTAATGGCGTGGTATACCTCTTGGGGCGGAGGACTTGGCGACTATGCAAACTGGTCATGGCGTATCGGAGCGAGCCACTGCCACCAAGGGTATCAAAACCCTGTCGCCGCTTATGCTTTGTCCTCAGACAAAGGTGGTTTAAAGCCATCTTCCGCTACCGGTGCAAGCGATTGGGAAAAAACATTAAAAAGGCAGCTTGAATTTTATGTATGGCTTCAATCAAAAGAGGGAGCGATAGCAGGAGGCGCAACCAATAGCTGGAATGGAGACTATAGTGCATATCCGGCGGGAAGAAGTACTTTTTACGATATGGCATACGAGGATGCACCTGTTTACCATGATCCACCTTCTAATAACTGGTTCGGGATGCAGGCATGGCCGATGGAACGCGTAGCAGAGCTTTATTATATTTTTGTGAAAGATGGAGACAAAACTTCTGAAAATGTCCAAATGGCGAAATCTTGTATCACAAAATGGGTCGACTATGCATTAGATTACATTTTTATCGGCAGCCGTCCTGTGTCGGATGAAGAGGGGTATTTCTTAGATGACCAAGGACAAAGAATTCTAGGAGGAACAAATGCTGCTGTGGCTACAACGAGTGCACCTGGCGAGTTTTGGCTTCCTGGAAATATTGCATGGAGCGGACAGCCTGATACTTGGAATGGGTTCCAGTCTGCAACAGGAAATCCAAACTTAACAGCTGTCACAAAAGATCCAACTCAGGATACGGGCGTACTAGGGAGTCTCGTCAAGGCTTTAACATTCTTTGCTGCTGCTACTAAGCTAGAAACAGGGGATTATACAGCGCTTGGCGTAAAAGCGAAAGATGCAGCCGCACAGCTCCTTGAGGTGGCGTGGAATTACAATGATGGCGTGGGCATTGTGACAGAGGAAGACAGAGAGGACTATGACCGCTTCTTTAAAAAAGAAGTGTATTTCCCAAATGGTTGGAGCGGGACCTTTGGTCAAGGGAATCAGATTCCTGGATCAAGCACTATTCCTTCTGATCCGCAGCGAGGAGGTAATGGGGTCTATACGAGTTTTGCTGATCTTCGTCCAAACATTAAACAAGATCCAGCATGGTCTTCACTCGAGAGTAAATATCAGTCTTCATTTAATGAAGCAACAGGCAAATGGGAGAATGGGGCACCGGTTTTCACCTATCACCGTTTTTGGTCACAAGTGGATATGGCCACTGCCTACGCAGAATATCATCGTCTAATCAACTAG
- a CDS encoding endo-1,4-beta-xylanase, with protein MVKERSFLHQSINKGENEQINLMWKKEANDRISEHRQRDLEINVTNHDKKPIAGIEVELKQIRHEFAFGSAMNDQVLFNQQYADFFVKHFNWAVFENEAKWYANEPERGRITYEKADAMLNFADKHQLPVRGHALFWEVEDANPSWLRSLPNHEVYEAMKNRLEHAGNHFKGRFRHWDVNNEMMHGSFFKDRFGKNIWKWMYEETKKIDPQARLFVNDYNVISYGEHHAYKAHINELRQLGAPIEAIGVQGHFEERVDPAVVKERLDVLAELGLPIWVTEYDSVHPDANRRADNLEALYRVAFSHPAVKGVLMWGFWAGAHWRGEHAAIVNYDWSLNEAGRRYEKLLNEWTTQRVEKTDANGNVTCRAFHGTYEIRIGKESKLLKQQTIELDSNEQTPLRLDVIIPEEG; from the coding sequence ATGGTCAAAGAAAGAAGTTTTCTTCATCAATCAATAAACAAGGGCGAAAATGAGCAGATCAATCTGATGTGGAAAAAAGAGGCGAATGATCGAATCTCAGAGCATAGACAAAGAGATCTTGAAATAAACGTCACAAATCACGATAAAAAGCCAATAGCAGGAATAGAGGTTGAGTTGAAGCAAATTAGGCATGAATTTGCATTTGGTTCAGCGATGAATGACCAAGTGTTATTTAATCAACAATATGCCGATTTTTTTGTGAAGCATTTTAATTGGGCTGTTTTTGAAAATGAGGCAAAATGGTATGCAAATGAGCCGGAAAGAGGGAGAATCACCTACGAAAAAGCAGATGCGATGCTGAATTTTGCAGATAAACATCAACTTCCAGTAAGGGGGCACGCTTTATTTTGGGAGGTAGAGGATGCCAATCCAAGCTGGCTGAGGTCACTACCGAATCACGAAGTGTATGAAGCCATGAAAAACCGGCTTGAGCATGCGGGCAATCACTTTAAAGGAAGATTCCGTCACTGGGATGTAAACAATGAAATGATGCATGGTTCATTTTTTAAAGACCGATTCGGGAAAAATATTTGGAAATGGATGTATGAAGAAACGAAAAAAATTGACCCTCAAGCACGATTGTTTGTGAATGATTATAATGTGATCTCATATGGTGAGCACCATGCTTATAAAGCACATATCAATGAACTTCGTCAGTTAGGCGCACCTATTGAGGCGATTGGTGTACAAGGACATTTTGAAGAACGGGTCGATCCAGCCGTTGTAAAAGAGAGGCTCGATGTGCTTGCTGAGCTTGGACTTCCTATATGGGTTACAGAGTACGACTCTGTTCACCCTGACGCTAATAGAAGAGCGGATAACCTAGAGGCTTTATATCGTGTCGCATTTAGTCATCCAGCCGTAAAAGGAGTGCTAATGTGGGGATTTTGGGCAGGTGCCCATTGGAGAGGTGAGCATGCGGCCATCGTGAATTACGATTGGTCTTTAAATGAAGCAGGTAGACGTTACGAAAAGCTTCTAAATGAGTGGACGACACAAAGAGTTGAAAAAACAGATGCTAATGGCAATGTGACATGTCGAGCATTTCACGGGACATATGAGATTCGAATCGGTAAAGAAAGTAAACTGTTGAAACAGCAGACAATTGAACTTGATTCAAATGAACAAACACCACTTCGGCTAGATGTGATCATACCTGAAGAAGGATAG
- a CDS encoding glycoside hydrolase 5 family protein — MKKWTQRVSFFILVVAIWAGWFSLTIKAAAYVQTSGTQFTLNNQPFYFAGTNNYYFHYKSKKMVDAVFDDMKAMNLKVLRIWGFHDGAPQENSVLQSSPGVYEESGFQKLDYAIYKAGQEGIKLVIPLVNNWDDFGGMNQYVKWFNAGSHDAFYTDPRIQHAYKNYVRYVLERTNTYTGVQYKDDPAIMTWELANEPRVQSDPTGNILVKWADEMSTWIKSLDRHHLVAVGDEGFFRIPGHEDWFYRGGEGVDWDRLTALSNIDYGTYHLYPDHWNKSAAWGVKWIEDHITRGKTIGKPVVLEEFGYQNQSARPDVYQSWLSEVERLGGAGSQFWILTSIQDDDSLYPDYDGFRIIKGSREAALISEHAKRMNEKN; from the coding sequence ATGAAAAAGTGGACTCAAAGAGTGTCCTTCTTCATACTTGTGGTCGCTATATGGGCCGGATGGTTTTCACTGACGATTAAAGCCGCCGCTTATGTACAGACGTCTGGCACACAATTTACGCTGAACAATCAACCATTTTACTTTGCTGGTACAAATAATTACTATTTCCATTACAAATCTAAAAAGATGGTAGATGCAGTGTTCGATGATATGAAAGCAATGAATTTAAAGGTCTTACGTATTTGGGGATTTCACGACGGAGCCCCTCAAGAAAACTCCGTTTTACAATCTAGTCCAGGGGTCTATGAAGAATCGGGTTTTCAAAAACTAGATTATGCGATTTATAAAGCGGGGCAGGAAGGAATAAAACTTGTCATCCCACTAGTGAACAATTGGGATGACTTTGGCGGGATGAATCAATACGTAAAGTGGTTCAATGCAGGATCACATGATGCCTTTTATACAGATCCTCGTATTCAACATGCTTACAAAAATTATGTGCGTTATGTTTTAGAAAGAACGAATACGTACACAGGTGTTCAATATAAGGACGATCCAGCTATTATGACTTGGGAACTAGCCAATGAGCCGCGTGTGCAGTCAGATCCAACGGGTAATATACTAGTCAAATGGGCAGATGAAATGAGTACATGGATCAAATCGCTGGATCGTCACCATCTTGTTGCAGTAGGAGATGAAGGGTTTTTTCGCATACCAGGCCATGAAGATTGGTTTTACAGAGGCGGAGAAGGCGTCGATTGGGACCGTTTGACAGCTCTCTCTAATATCGATTATGGAACCTACCATCTGTACCCAGATCATTGGAACAAGTCTGCTGCTTGGGGAGTGAAATGGATCGAAGACCATATCACCCGCGGGAAGACAATCGGAAAACCAGTTGTGTTAGAAGAGTTTGGCTATCAAAATCAATCAGCACGTCCTGACGTATACCAAAGCTGGCTGTCAGAAGTTGAGCGGCTCGGAGGGGCTGGTAGTCAATTTTGGATTTTAACAAGCATTCAAGACGATGATTCTCTCTATCCCGATTATGACGGTTTCCGCATCATAAAAGGGAGCAGGGAGGCAGCCCTTATCAGTGAACATGCGAAAAGAATGAACGAAAAGAACTGA
- a CDS encoding winged helix-turn-helix domain-containing protein, with amino-acid sequence MSNVNSLNDLIHPKVRLGIMSLLMIYETCDFTFLKGSLSVTDGNLGSHLKKLEEAGYVLITKTFVDKKPKTIVSITDLGEHAYKEYLSVIEAILKNK; translated from the coding sequence ATGAGTAATGTCAATAGTTTAAATGATTTAATCCATCCAAAAGTCCGGTTAGGGATTATGAGTTTATTAATGATTTATGAAACATGTGATTTTACCTTCTTAAAAGGTTCTTTATCTGTAACAGACGGGAATTTGGGCTCGCATTTGAAAAAATTAGAAGAAGCTGGCTATGTGCTAATTACAAAGACCTTTGTGGATAAAAAACCAAAAACAATAGTTAGTATAACAGATTTAGGAGAGCACGCTTACAAAGAATATTTGAGTGTTATTGAAGCCATTTTAAAAAACAAATGA